Proteins encoded within one genomic window of Haematobia irritans isolate KBUSLIRL chromosome 5, ASM5000362v1, whole genome shotgun sequence:
- the Naus gene encoding cortactin binding protein N-terminal like nausicaa isoform X2: MEQNANDPFASENSGTARFIGGGDHSLDNGLPGGSGGLGNSSAGGTVSAAHEFQTMKPGLSGGLPGRTEIPHSELVKMLYYLEGELQARDVVIAALRNERVKQYISQLKTKRLQPNDPHAAIFRDKVALSGNLISRESSTQAAQAEMEVRQIIEQQMEQQYQMVNKQRATHLRMVNILTESLENNQRMLQELEEEKRKHEHDTAQGDDITYGLEMERTKLRQELEEERAQVKKLDKELKKLQETLEFERNRQKQIVLLLIAERKKIMMKYIEEGKRSEDLAQILAEEKQRSDTIAEGLEEESKKSLRMEEDLEKQQAAFDQERKVLKSSLAKEELRVKELEQELIALRAENETLKKHQQQLQQNAAALAAGSTAAKSRAFSEDGCATSMVNIAKIVQPTATVSSVPVSGPTTGIARSLAPGQNLRTGVATAPTIAPLPQMAATPVSQQASTIVATTENVIPSPLNLNPASSPSIGAAPPSPSPPKMQPTATIQRAPGGKYSALAAAAAAGHSLDQAPSPHPVPIAVPPVTVPPSGARGAPPPIPPNKPIVPPKREPSLSRLGSITGAAPSVAAAASTATSNAKIN, from the exons ATGGAACAAAATGCAAATGATCCGTTCGCTTCGGAGAACAGTGGTACAGCGAGATTTATAGGAGGAGGAGACCACTCCCTAGACAATGGATTGCCGGGAGGCTCTGGAGGATTGGGTAACTCCAGTGCTGGTGGTACTGTAAGTGCTGCCCATGAATTTCAGACCATGAAGCCGGGTTTAAGCGGGGGACTTCCCGGTCGCACTGAGATACctcatagtgaattggtaaaaaTGCTATACTATCTGGAGGGAGAATTACAAGCCCGCGACGTAGTAATTGCGGCATTACGCAATGAACGTGTAAAACAATACATCTCACAATTGAAAACTAAGAGGCTGCAACCGAATGATCCTCATGCCGCAATATTCCGCGACAAAGTCGCATTATCAGGTAATCTAATATCAAGGGAGTCATCCACACAGGCTGCCCAAGCCGAAATGGAAGTACGTCAAATAATTGAACAACAAATGGAGCAACAATATCAGATGGTTAACAAACAGAGGGCCACACATTTGCGTATGGTGAATATTCTTACGGAATCGTTGGAGAATAATCAACGTATGCTACAAGAATTGGAAGAGGAAAAACGAAAACATGAACATGATACAGCCCAGGGTGATGATATTACATATGGCCTGGAAATGGAACGTACAAAACTAAGGCAAGAATTGGAGGAAGAAAGGGCTCAGGTTAAGAAATTGGATAAAGAATTGAAgaagcttcaagaaacattggAATTCGAAAGAAATCGCCAAAAACAGATAGTACTGTTGTTGATAGCAGAACGAAAGAAGATTATGATGAAGTACATTGAAGAGG GAAAACGTTCAGAGGATCTTGCTCAAATATTAGCTGAAGAAAAGCAACGTTCCGATACTATAGCTGAAGGACTAGAGGAAGAAAGTAAAAAATCTTTGCGCATGGAAGAAGATTTAGAAAAGCAGCAAGCAGCTTTTGACCAGGAACGTAAAGTGCTAAAATCAAGTTTAGCAAAAGAAGAGCTAAG AGTCAAAGAATTGGAACAAGAGCTAATAGCATTACGAGCcgaaaatgaaactttgaaaaagcatcaacaacaactacaacaaaacGCTGCTGCTTTAGCTGCTGGCAGTACGGCAGCCAAGTCAAGAGCTTTTAGTG AAGATGGATGTGCCACATCTATGGTTAATATAGCGAAAATTGTACAACCCACGGCTACAGTATCTAGTGTCCCTGTATCAGGTCCCACCACTGGTATTGCTCGATCCCTAGCCCCAGGACAAAATTTACGTACGGGTGTTGCAACAGCTCCTACTATAGCACCATTACCTCAAATGGCCGCCACACCAGTCTCTCAACAAGCATCAACAATAGTGGCCACAACAGAGAATGTTATACCATCACCGTTAAATTTGAATCCTGCTTCCTCGCCATCGATTGGAGCGGCCCCACCATCGCCATCACCACCTAAAATGCAACCAACGGCAACAATACAAAGGGCTCCCGGTGGTAAATATTCAGCTTTAGCAGCTGCTGCTGCGGCCGGCCACTCACTTGATCAAGCTCCTTCACCGCATCCGGTCCCCATAGCGGTACCACCAGTCACAGTGCCACCGTCTGGGGCCAGAGGTGCTCCACCACCCATTCCCCCCAACAAGCCTATCGTACCACCAAAACGTGAACCATCATTATCACGTTTGGGTTCGATAACAGGTGCTGCTCCGAGTGTAGCGGCTGCCGCCTCAACAGCTACTAGTAATGCTAAAATTAATTAG
- the Naus gene encoding cortactin binding protein N-terminal like nausicaa isoform X1: MEQNANDPFASENSGTARFIGGGDHSLDNGLPGGSGGLGNSSAGGTVSAAHEFQTMKPGLSGGLPGRTEIPHSELVKMLYYLEGELQARDVVIAALRNERVKQYISQLKTKRLQPNDPHAAIFRDKVALSGNLISRESSTQAAQAEMEVRQIIEQQMEQQYQMVNKQRATHLRMVNILTESLENNQRMLQELEEEKRKHEHDTAQGDDITYGLEMERTKLRQELEEERAQVKKLDKELKKLQETLEFERNRQKQIVLLLIAERKKIMMKYIEEGKRSEDLAQILAEEKQRSDTIAEGLEEESKKSLRMEEDLEKQQAAFDQERKVLKSSLAKEELRVKELEQELIALRAENETLKKHQQQLQQNAAALAAGSTAAKSRAFSAEDGCATSMVNIAKIVQPTATVSSVPVSGPTTGIARSLAPGQNLRTGVATAPTIAPLPQMAATPVSQQASTIVATTENVIPSPLNLNPASSPSIGAAPPSPSPPKMQPTATIQRAPGGKYSALAAAAAAGHSLDQAPSPHPVPIAVPPVTVPPSGARGAPPPIPPNKPIVPPKREPSLSRLGSITGAAPSVAAAASTATSNAKIN, encoded by the exons ATGGAACAAAATGCAAATGATCCGTTCGCTTCGGAGAACAGTGGTACAGCGAGATTTATAGGAGGAGGAGACCACTCCCTAGACAATGGATTGCCGGGAGGCTCTGGAGGATTGGGTAACTCCAGTGCTGGTGGTACTGTAAGTGCTGCCCATGAATTTCAGACCATGAAGCCGGGTTTAAGCGGGGGACTTCCCGGTCGCACTGAGATACctcatagtgaattggtaaaaaTGCTATACTATCTGGAGGGAGAATTACAAGCCCGCGACGTAGTAATTGCGGCATTACGCAATGAACGTGTAAAACAATACATCTCACAATTGAAAACTAAGAGGCTGCAACCGAATGATCCTCATGCCGCAATATTCCGCGACAAAGTCGCATTATCAGGTAATCTAATATCAAGGGAGTCATCCACACAGGCTGCCCAAGCCGAAATGGAAGTACGTCAAATAATTGAACAACAAATGGAGCAACAATATCAGATGGTTAACAAACAGAGGGCCACACATTTGCGTATGGTGAATATTCTTACGGAATCGTTGGAGAATAATCAACGTATGCTACAAGAATTGGAAGAGGAAAAACGAAAACATGAACATGATACAGCCCAGGGTGATGATATTACATATGGCCTGGAAATGGAACGTACAAAACTAAGGCAAGAATTGGAGGAAGAAAGGGCTCAGGTTAAGAAATTGGATAAAGAATTGAAgaagcttcaagaaacattggAATTCGAAAGAAATCGCCAAAAACAGATAGTACTGTTGTTGATAGCAGAACGAAAGAAGATTATGATGAAGTACATTGAAGAGG GAAAACGTTCAGAGGATCTTGCTCAAATATTAGCTGAAGAAAAGCAACGTTCCGATACTATAGCTGAAGGACTAGAGGAAGAAAGTAAAAAATCTTTGCGCATGGAAGAAGATTTAGAAAAGCAGCAAGCAGCTTTTGACCAGGAACGTAAAGTGCTAAAATCAAGTTTAGCAAAAGAAGAGCTAAG AGTCAAAGAATTGGAACAAGAGCTAATAGCATTACGAGCcgaaaatgaaactttgaaaaagcatcaacaacaactacaacaaaacGCTGCTGCTTTAGCTGCTGGCAGTACGGCAGCCAAGTCAAGAGCTTTTAGTG CAGAAGATGGATGTGCCACATCTATGGTTAATATAGCGAAAATTGTACAACCCACGGCTACAGTATCTAGTGTCCCTGTATCAGGTCCCACCACTGGTATTGCTCGATCCCTAGCCCCAGGACAAAATTTACGTACGGGTGTTGCAACAGCTCCTACTATAGCACCATTACCTCAAATGGCCGCCACACCAGTCTCTCAACAAGCATCAACAATAGTGGCCACAACAGAGAATGTTATACCATCACCGTTAAATTTGAATCCTGCTTCCTCGCCATCGATTGGAGCGGCCCCACCATCGCCATCACCACCTAAAATGCAACCAACGGCAACAATACAAAGGGCTCCCGGTGGTAAATATTCAGCTTTAGCAGCTGCTGCTGCGGCCGGCCACTCACTTGATCAAGCTCCTTCACCGCATCCGGTCCCCATAGCGGTACCACCAGTCACAGTGCCACCGTCTGGGGCCAGAGGTGCTCCACCACCCATTCCCCCCAACAAGCCTATCGTACCACCAAAACGTGAACCATCATTATCACGTTTGGGTTCGATAACAGGTGCTGCTCCGAGTGTAGCGGCTGCCGCCTCAACAGCTACTAGTAATGCTAAAATTAATTAG